Below is a window of Arthrobacter sp. ERGS1:01 DNA.
GCTTCCAGCACGCCCGCCAACGGCTCGGGGCGTTCCACGGCGTGAAGGGTGAATGCGTCGACGCACTGCAGGGTCACGGACACGATGATGCCCAGTGCGCCCAGGCCCACCCTGGCCGCGGAAAACAGCTCAGGGTTCTCCGTCGCGGAACAATGGCGTACCTCCCCGGTACCCGTGACGAGGTCCAGTGCCCGCACTTGTGTCGCGATCCCGCCAAAGGCCACCCCGGTGCCGTGCGTACCCGTGGAGATGGCTCCGGCGATGGTCTGGCGGTCGATGTCGCCCAGGTTTTCCATGGCCAGCCCATACGGTGACAGCAGGGCTGGAATCTCAAAAAGGCGCGTCCCGCCGGCCACCGTCACCTGGCGTGCGGCCCGGTCCACCGACTGCAGGCCGCTCAAACCGTCCAGCTGCAGCTGGGTGCCGCCGGTCAGGGCGATGTCGGTGAAGCTGTGCCCGGCCCCGACGGCCTTGACCGTGGTGCCGGCATTGGCTGCCGCGGCGACGACGGCGGAGATCTCGGCGACCGTCGACGGGTGCAACACCTGCGCCGGCCGGCAACGCTGATCCCCGGCCCAATTGCGCCATTCGCTCATATGAAAGCCTTTCCTTCTCCGCGATACGTCAGCGCCCTGCCCACCCTGCGGCCGGCGTCGAGCAGTTCTAGGGCGTCCACGTGCTCGCACACCTCACCGGACTTTGCGTGCCGGAACCAGACGTTGTCGCCAATGCGAAGCCCGGACGCTATGGCGCCGCGCAACGGGGTCTGGACCTCGCCGGCGCCTTCGGTGCCCAGCATCGAGAGCCCCGACGGGTACACGGGGACGGGGGAACGGTCGGCGCCGTGGGGCCCGGAAGCGATCCAGCCGCCGCCCAGCACCGTGACGATGTCCGGGGCAGGGCGCCGCACCACGGGGGCGGCAAAGCCCACCGCGTGTTGCGGGGTGAACCGCGAATAGCCGTCAAAGAGCGTGGGGCCGAACAGACCTGACCCGGCGGCGAGTTCCGTCACCGACGCGTCCGCCGCCGTCAGTTCCAGGCTTCCCGTGCCGCCCCCGTTCACGAATTCCAGGTCCGCCACGTTCCGCACCGCCGCAACCACATTGGCCCGCCGCTGCGCCACCTCGGCCATGGACGCGTGCTGGATCTGCTTCAGGACCTGGGATTTGAGGACGTCGGCCACCGGGTTGCCCGTGTGCGGGGTGTCCTGGAGGCCGGCAATCTGGGCCTCATACGACATGAGGCCCACCAGCGTGAACAAGGGACGGCTCCCATGGCGGCGGGCGGCGATGTCGAGTGTAAGGGCCAGCGCGTCGACGCCGGTGCGGACGGGGGAGCGGCGCACGCCAATGTGGCCCATGGCCCGCCCGCCCACGCTGGGCCGCCACGAGGCGTCAAGGTCGATGGCCAGCCGGATCGGGGCCGCGGGGCTGATGTCGGCCAGCCGTGCCGCCATCCAGTCAAGCTGTTCGGGCGAGTCCACCATGAGCGTGATGCGCGAACCGGCCCGCGGATCCTGGGCCAGGGCGGCAAGCGCCGTTGCGTCCGCCGTCGGATAAGCCACCACGACGTCGGAGAACGCGTCGTCGGCAGCCAGCCACAGCGCCTCGGGCAGCGTGAAGGCCAGGATCCCGGCGAACCCGTCCTGCGCCAGCACGGCCCGCAGCACGTCCCTGCTGCGGATGGACTTGCTGGCCACCCGGATGGGCACCCCGCGGGCCCGGCGCAGCAGCGACCCGGCATTGTGCGAAAGCGCCGGCAGGTCGAGCACCGCGAAGGGCGCCGCCAGCCCCGCGCAAGCCGCATCGGCCTGGGACCAGATCGAGGAACCGGACCTGCCAGGTTCCGCTCCGGCGCGGCCGAGGGCGACGTTCGAGTCCAAAAGTTGCACAGTTGACTCCCCTGGGGCGTTGAGTAATTGCTGGGGCAACTCTGTCATATGGGAGCGGGTTTGGGCAGGAAAGTCCCGGGTGTGACGGAAGATTTTCCGCCGGTCCGGCGAGTAACTTGACGCGCGCCCGCGGTGAGACAATAGTCACAAGTACAGGCCGCGACGGGGAGGCGGGCAGCAGTCTCCCACCCCTGCGGCACACGAATTTGAGGAGGCGCACAATGAGCAATCAACAAGAAACTTCCCCGGTTGCCCAGCCCGACCCCATCCCTGCCCCCACAGGAATCGTCGTGGGAATCGATGGTTCCGAGCAAAGCAATTGCGCGCTGATCTGGGCCGCCCGTGAGGCGAAGGCCCGCCAGGTGCCGCTGCATCTGGTCACCGCCTACACCGTGCCGATCTTCGCCGCGTCGGGCCTTGACGGCGGCTACGCCACCGTGGACGACGACGTCATCCGCCAGGGTGCCGAGGCCGTGCTGCGCGAGGCCGCCGGCAAGGTGTCGGAGATCGACGTCGAGCTGGACGCCCGCGTTGAAAACGGCGACGCCGCCGGCGTGCTGCTGGAATTGAGCGAAACCGCGGAGCTGCTGGTTTTCGGCACGCGC
It encodes the following:
- a CDS encoding alanine racemase, producing MQLLDSNVALGRAGAEPGRSGSSIWSQADAACAGLAAPFAVLDLPALSHNAGSLLRRARGVPIRVASKSIRSRDVLRAVLAQDGFAGILAFTLPEALWLAADDAFSDVVVAYPTADATALAALAQDPRAGSRITLMVDSPEQLDWMAARLADISPAAPIRLAIDLDASWRPSVGGRAMGHIGVRRSPVRTGVDALALTLDIAARRHGSRPLFTLVGLMSYEAQIAGLQDTPHTGNPVADVLKSQVLKQIQHASMAEVAQRRANVVAAVRNVADLEFVNGGGTGSLELTAADASVTELAAGSGLFGPTLFDGYSRFTPQHAVGFAAPVVRRPAPDIVTVLGGGWIASGPHGADRSPVPVYPSGLSMLGTEGAGEVQTPLRGAIASGLRIGDNVWFRHAKSGEVCEHVDALELLDAGRRVGRALTYRGEGKAFI